From one Bacteroidota bacterium genomic stretch:
- a CDS encoding DUF420 domain-containing protein, translated as MNTTNQNKQDKLVFNVVMILSAVVLIAVIILNQKILPRPSVLPVWATLLPTLNAFINGTCSILLLVSLYFIKQKNIKAHKAVNLTAFVLSALFLLSYITYHWVANETSFPLDNPNRTLYLIILISHIILAASVLPLILLSFYWGLQMNVEKHKKLVRFTYPIWLYVTVTGVIVYAMISPYYPF; from the coding sequence ATGAATACCACCAACCAAAATAAACAGGATAAATTAGTATTTAATGTGGTTATGATTTTATCGGCAGTTGTGCTTATTGCCGTTATTATACTGAATCAAAAAATATTACCCCGCCCAAGTGTATTACCTGTTTGGGCTACTTTACTACCTACACTAAATGCTTTTATTAATGGTACTTGTTCTATACTGTTACTAGTTTCGTTGTACTTTATTAAACAAAAAAATATTAAAGCTCATAAAGCAGTTAATTTAACTGCTTTTGTTTTATCAGCCTTGTTTTTACTAAGCTATATTACATACCACTGGGTGGCTAACGAAACTAGTTTTCCTCTTGATAATCCAAATAGGACTTTGTACTTAATTATACTTATTAGTCATATTATTTTGGCAGCATCGGTACTGCCTTTAATATTGTTATCGTTTTACTGGGGCTTACAAATGAATGTAGAGAAGCATAAAAAACTGGTTCGCTTCACCTACCCTATTTGGTTATATGTTACTGTAACAGGTGTTATAGTTTATGCTATGATTAGTCCTTATTATCCATTTTAG
- a CDS encoding SCO family protein: MKRKSFWVATGLLVIPVAIFFLLKASKQNFRRLPYLGEKVEPNGIDIKDTIYYQAPVFSVTDQMGKELNSSMLTDNIIIANFFFTSCKDICPTMNYKLAEIYNKAKEWSEVKFVSFSVDPDNDSTQVLAKYAQQFKADSTIWHFCRTDKANLFKIGQGFLLPVAIEDSTIDHSQQILLIDKSRHIRGLYNGLDNNDMKRLNDELKVLLYEYHQPK; encoded by the coding sequence ATGAAAAGAAAATCGTTTTGGGTAGCAACTGGTTTATTAGTAATTCCAGTTGCTATCTTTTTTTTATTGAAAGCCAGTAAGCAAAATTTCAGACGCTTACCTTATTTAGGCGAAAAAGTTGAACCAAATGGTATTGATATAAAAGATACTATTTACTATCAGGCGCCCGTATTTAGCGTAACAGACCAAATGGGCAAAGAACTTAATTCAAGTATGCTCACGGATAATATTATAATAGCTAATTTCTTTTTTACCAGCTGTAAAGATATTTGCCCGACTATGAATTATAAATTAGCTGAAATATATAACAAGGCTAAAGAATGGAGCGAGGTTAAGTTTGTTTCTTTCTCTGTTGACCCTGATAATGATAGTACACAGGTACTAGCAAAATATGCACAACAGTTTAAAGCGGATAGCACTATCTGGCATTTTTGCCGTACTGATAAAGCCAACCTGTTTAAAATTGGCCAAGGCTTTTTATTACCTGTTGCCATTGAAGATAGCACAATAGACCATAGTCAACAAATATTGTTAATTGATAAAAGCCGCCATATACGTGGCCTTTACAATGGATTGGACAATAATGATATGAAAAGGTTAAATGATGAATTAAAAGTTTTATTATATGAATACCACCAACCAAAATAA
- a CDS encoding cytochrome C oxidase subunit IV family protein → MDHVEHLEHTESPADMKSQIWRTFWVLLALTLVDIVLYFVLLSSHSIYKNILFVVLGIVKAFYIVSVFMHMKFERKFLVWIIITPMLFVGFLIWLALTEAGYTFNLFSGK, encoded by the coding sequence ATGGATCACGTAGAACATTTAGAACACACCGAATCACCCGCGGATATGAAAAGCCAAATTTGGCGTACATTTTGGGTTTTATTGGCCTTAACTTTAGTAGATATTGTTTTATACTTTGTATTGCTTTCATCACACTCTATTTACAAAAATATTTTGTTTGTAGTTTTAGGTATTGTAAAAGCATTTTACATTGTATCTGTATTTATGCATATGAAATTTGAACGCAAATTTTTAGTTTGGATTATTATTACTCCAATGCTATTTGTTGGCTTCTTAATATGGTTGGCTTTAACTGAAGCTGGCTATACATTCAATTTATTTAGCGGTAAATAA
- a CDS encoding cytochrome c oxidase subunit 3, with protein sequence MANTATLTTDDSKKTWGGGKSPFSVSYGKLMMWIFLLSDAFTFSSLLVAYGFVRFTFTSSLPNTIVKPFSHVAHNFSEEMQKAGMFTTERWPSPELVFNHFPFIHGIHLPLMFVSLMTFILIFSSVTMVLAVEAGHRMAKKEVEKYMIWTIIGGAAFLGCQAWEWSQFIGEGASLHSNPFGPTAFAALFFIVTGFHGTHVLSGVVINIIIYLNVVNDTYEKRGHYEMVEKVGLYWHFVDLVWVFVFTFFYLI encoded by the coding sequence ATGGCAAATACAGCTACTTTAACAACGGACGACAGCAAAAAAACATGGGGAGGTGGAAAATCACCCTTCAGTGTTAGTTACGGTAAATTAATGATGTGGATTTTCTTACTATCAGATGCGTTTACTTTTTCATCATTATTAGTGGCCTATGGTTTTGTACGATTTACTTTTACATCGTCATTGCCTAACACAATTGTTAAACCTTTCTCGCATGTAGCGCATAATTTTTCTGAAGAAATGCAAAAAGCCGGTATGTTTACTACTGAGCGTTGGCCTTCACCTGAGTTGGTATTTAACCATTTTCCTTTTATACATGGTATTCACTTACCGTTAATGTTTGTGAGTTTAATGACCTTTATACTTATTTTTAGTTCAGTAACTATGGTATTAGCGGTAGAAGCCGGACATAGAATGGCTAAAAAAGAAGTAGAAAAATATATGATTTGGACCATTATTGGTGGTGCTGCCTTTTTAGGTTGCCAAGCTTGGGAGTGGAGTCAGTTTATTGGTGAAGGTGCTTCATTGCATAGCAACCCGTTTGGACCAACTGCTTTTGCTGCTTTGTTTTTTATTGTAACGGGCTTTCACGGAACTCACGTACTTTCGGGAGTAGTTATTAATATTATTATTTACTTAAACGTAGTAAATGATACGTATGAAAAAAGAGGCCATTATGAAATGGTTGAAAAAGTTGGTTTATACTGGCATTTTGTTGACTTAGTTTGGGTGTTTGTATTTACATTCTTCTATTTAATATAA